One Calorimonas adulescens DNA window includes the following coding sequences:
- a CDS encoding four-carbon acid sugar kinase family protein, protein MQKAVIIADDFTGANDTGVQLRKCGFDTGVFIDPTRIENPNRWDAIVIDTESRSVPKEEAYNILSDVSETIKKNFKPSIVYKKIDSTLRGNISAEIRAICEHMDIDIVVFSPAYPQIGRTTVGGVHLLNGVPINETELANDPKNPVKTAVLKDVLTADFDIPCDVVTLNDLRHNLREKLEKIRPPYAAIFDVETPEDLSMITQVAALLDKKILWVGSAGLANALFENCKKPQKPVLSVVGSVNSVSIEQYNYVVKNNKASGIVMNAVNLLDNEKIEINRIINEADRLLGMGMDVIISTTSARADYEDIVKWAKNKNMNMSNVSKKIADSLGTVVNNLMDKHRLSGLFITGGDIAISAIKAMRADGSVVVDELETGIPVLKILGGPYDGTNLITKAGGFGKADSISHAIKYLKDVGM, encoded by the coding sequence ATGCAAAAAGCTGTAATAATTGCAGATGATTTTACCGGGGCAAATGACACAGGAGTACAACTTAGAAAATGTGGGTTTGACACTGGGGTTTTTATTGACCCAACCAGAATTGAGAACCCGAACAGATGGGACGCAATTGTAATTGATACAGAATCCAGGTCTGTTCCAAAAGAAGAGGCTTATAACATATTATCGGACGTGTCGGAAACAATAAAAAAGAACTTTAAGCCCTCAATCGTATATAAAAAGATCGATTCCACACTGCGTGGAAATATCAGTGCCGAGATAAGGGCCATATGTGAACACATGGATATAGATATAGTTGTGTTCTCTCCCGCATATCCGCAGATAGGAAGAACCACAGTAGGCGGTGTACATCTTTTAAACGGGGTACCTATCAATGAAACTGAACTTGCAAATGACCCAAAAAATCCGGTTAAAACTGCAGTGTTAAAGGACGTATTGACGGCCGACTTTGATATCCCATGCGATGTTGTTACATTAAATGACTTAAGGCATAATCTGCGTGAGAAACTCGAAAAAATAAGACCACCATATGCCGCCATATTTGATGTGGAGACACCAGAAGACCTCAGCATGATAACACAGGTAGCAGCTTTACTGGACAAAAAGATTCTGTGGGTTGGTTCTGCAGGTTTAGCCAATGCCCTTTTTGAAAACTGTAAGAAGCCACAAAAGCCTGTCCTGAGTGTGGTTGGAAGTGTTAATAGCGTAAGCATAGAACAATATAACTATGTTGTAAAAAATAATAAAGCCAGTGGGATTGTGATGAATGCAGTCAATCTGTTAGATAATGAAAAAATTGAAATTAATAGGATAATAAATGAGGCAGATAGGCTTCTTGGTATGGGGATGGATGTCATCATTTCAACCACCAGCGCAAGGGCAGATTACGAAGACATAGTAAAGTGGGCAAAAAACAAAAATATGAACATGAGCAATGTGAGCAAAAAAATTGCGGACTCACTGGGGACTGTTGTCAATAACCTGATGGATAAGCACAGGCTTTCAGGATTATTTATAACAGGCGGGGATATTGCTATAAGTGCAATAAAGGCGATGAGGGCTGATGGTTCTGTGGTTGTAGATGAGCTGGAAACAGGCATACCTGTATTAAAGATTCTGGGAGGGCCCTATGATGGGACAAACCTCATAACCAAGGCTGGGGGTTTTGGAAAGGCTGATTCCATAAGTCACGCTATAAAATATCTCAAAGATGTTGGAATGTAA
- the pdxA gene encoding 4-hydroxythreonine-4-phosphate dehydrogenase PdxA, translated as MNKPLIGITIGDPAGVGPEVTLKALKNREILDSCVPVVIGDINVVKKAASIVAFESDINVVDNTDDCIDHKVNLISLNNMKDSYQFGMIQPECGRAAFEYIKKGIELALAGKLSAVVTGPINKEALNLAGYHYSGHTEIFADLTGTKDYAMMLTGGPLKVIHVSTHVSLREACDRVKKERVYKVIKLAKKAMNDLGLKSPRIAVAGLNPHAGENGLFGDEEIKEIIPAIEKAKEEGINVNGPLPPDTIFLHCKDGKYDIAVVMYHDQGHIPLKLLDFMGGVNVTVGLPIIRTSVDHGTAFGKAGKGTADETSMIKAIEMAVQFATNR; from the coding sequence ATGAACAAGCCATTAATTGGGATTACTATTGGTGACCCTGCTGGCGTGGGTCCCGAGGTAACCTTGAAAGCACTCAAAAATAGAGAAATCCTTGATTCGTGTGTACCTGTAGTAATAGGTGATATTAATGTAGTCAAGAAAGCCGCTTCAATAGTTGCTTTCGAGTCGGATATTAACGTCGTTGATAATACGGATGACTGCATTGACCATAAAGTAAACCTTATTTCTTTAAACAATATGAAGGATAGCTATCAGTTTGGCATGATACAACCAGAGTGCGGCAGGGCTGCATTTGAATATATAAAAAAGGGTATTGAACTGGCTCTGGCCGGGAAATTGAGCGCCGTTGTTACCGGACCGATTAATAAAGAGGCATTGAACCTGGCAGGTTATCATTATTCGGGGCACACGGAGATTTTTGCTGACCTCACCGGTACAAAGGATTATGCAATGATGCTTACAGGTGGGCCGTTGAAGGTTATCCATGTATCCACCCATGTATCTCTAAGAGAGGCCTGTGACAGGGTTAAAAAGGAAAGGGTATACAAGGTAATAAAGCTGGCGAAGAAGGCCATGAATGACCTTGGTTTAAAATCTCCCAGGATAGCCGTGGCAGGCCTGAACCCCCATGCTGGTGAAAATGGATTATTTGGCGATGAAGAGATAAAAGAAATCATACCTGCAATAGAGAAGGCGAAGGAAGAAGGGATTAATGTAAATGGCCCTCTGCCACCTGACACTATTTTCCTGCATTGCAAAGATGGCAAGTATGACATTGCAGTAGTCATGTATCATGACCAGGGACACATACCCTTGAAGCTCTTAGATTTTATGGGTGGAGTGAATGTTACGGTAGGGTTACCTATAATCAGGACATCGGTAGATCATGGTACGGCATTTGGAAAGGCAGGCAAAGGGACAGCAGATGAAACAAGCATGATAAAAGCTATTGAAATGGCAGTACAATTTGCAACAAACCGATAA
- a CDS encoding HD-GYP domain-containing protein: MFTYFDNDIEINLDLIESLSNFKAEFNINCLSIHLVDNKKIYNVEEIGTEIIDSAFSSQIIQNNNIISLACDSLKPVYHLVEGDDTIVPINKNFIEEVCIPIKVEKHKDIIVCVYFGFTNKTKDIPELLSLFFSKFNLFEIYSYAFSKYNQLIGIERISKLLMVLEDNIKFNQPSLRMHAFNVAFWTIEIAKKLNFPKDELEKLYYAALFHDIGKIRIKSSIINKEGPLTEEEYEEVKHHVEYGYIITKELFDDIYSDIPLWVKYHHEMYDGSGYPNGLKGNDIPLPSRIIKVADVIDVLHSPRSYKQPVSVDKIIAELKRCSKKDFDPEVVNAALEVINERIILPMDILKSDGEKILPANLSLQTYKDIFNLEGYFYLNEEKSYFKSTNAIKDIKDLWNLLSASLIIEKFNSIYEYEVDVVPLDENNYLISNIRLLEKKSYVSILWELEAILITQDGKNINVKVKRLSADDLLFVCDNTYTFNMATLYKMRLQFEDGEVLILNGRITYSYPASADCVYYKYTFTNIIETTRDKLFRQIFRKQIELRRQLRGF, encoded by the coding sequence ATGTTTACATATTTTGATAATGATATCGAAATCAATTTAGATTTAATTGAAAGTCTTTCAAACTTTAAAGCAGAATTTAACATAAACTGTTTAAGTATTCATTTGGTTGATAATAAAAAAATATATAATGTTGAAGAAATTGGAACTGAAATTATTGATAGTGCCTTCTCTTCACAAATAATACAAAATAATAATATTATTAGTCTTGCATGTGACAGCTTAAAACCTGTTTATCATCTTGTTGAAGGTGATGATACTATTGTTCCAATAAATAAAAATTTTATCGAAGAAGTATGTATTCCTATAAAAGTAGAAAAACATAAAGACATTATTGTTTGCGTGTATTTTGGATTCACCAATAAAACTAAAGACATCCCAGAACTATTATCTTTATTTTTTAGCAAATTTAATCTATTTGAAATATACTCTTATGCATTTTCAAAATACAATCAATTAATCGGTATTGAAAGAATTTCAAAACTTCTTATGGTGCTTGAAGATAATATAAAATTTAACCAGCCGTCTTTAAGGATGCACGCTTTCAATGTAGCATTCTGGACTATTGAAATAGCCAAAAAACTGAATTTCCCGAAGGACGAGCTTGAAAAACTCTACTACGCAGCTTTATTCCATGATATAGGGAAAATAAGAATCAAAAGCAGTATAATTAACAAAGAAGGTCCATTAACCGAAGAAGAATATGAGGAAGTTAAACACCACGTAGAGTATGGATATATAATTACAAAGGAATTGTTTGATGATATATATTCTGACATCCCTTTATGGGTAAAATACCATCATGAAATGTATGATGGAAGCGGTTACCCCAATGGATTGAAAGGTAATGATATCCCTCTCCCAAGCAGGATTATTAAGGTTGCAGATGTAATCGATGTCTTACATTCGCCAAGAAGTTATAAACAACCTGTTTCCGTTGACAAAATAATTGCCGAACTCAAAAGATGCAGCAAAAAAGATTTTGATCCAGAAGTTGTAAATGCAGCGCTAGAAGTAATTAATGAGAGAATTATTCTACCTATGGATATATTAAAGTCAGATGGTGAAAAAATTTTACCTGCAAATCTTTCACTGCAAACTTATAAAGATATATTTAATTTGGAGGGATATTTTTACCTTAATGAAGAAAAAAGTTATTTTAAATCTACTAATGCCATTAAAGATATAAAAGACCTGTGGAATTTACTTTCAGCTTCTCTTATTATAGAAAAATTTAATTCAATATATGAGTATGAAGTTGATGTAGTTCCATTAGATGAAAACAATTATCTAATTTCAAACATAAGGCTTCTTGAAAAAAAGAGCTATGTATCCATATTATGGGAGTTGGAAGCCATTTTAATTACACAGGACGGTAAAAACATAAACGTCAAAGTCAAAAGACTTTCAGCTGATGATCTATTATTTGTATGTGATAATACATATACTTTCAATATGGCAACTCTTTACAAGATGAGGCTGCAATTTGAAGATGGTGAAGTGTTAATTTTAAATGGAAGAATTACTTACAGTTACCCTGCATCTGCCGATTGCGTTTATTATAAATATACCTTTACAAATATTATAGAAACAACAAGAGATAAATTGTTCAGACAAATTTTTAGAAAGCAAATTGAGTTAAGGAGGCAATTGAGAGGATTTTAA
- a CDS encoding glycerol dehydrogenase, producing the protein MIKAIIGPGKYVQGNGVLKNIKDYVKDLGHSFFIIASENGIKRTRPIIEEGFAEENVKLTFEPFGGECSENEINRLKALVEKSNSNVIMGVGGGKVFDTAKALAYYLGLPVVIVPTVASTDAPCSALSVIYTDEGVFSKYLMLPKNPDVVLVDTGIIAKAPVRLLVSGMGDALATYFEARASVRSNASSMAGGKSTKAAMALAELCYRTLLEDGLKAKLAVESKACTGAVENIVEANTYLSGIGFESGGLAAAHAIHNGFTVLEECHHMYHGEKVAFGTIAQLVLENSPMEELKEVIDFCLDVGLPVTLRDLGIEEVKESDIRKVAEVSCAENETIHNMPFKVTPEDVYNAIMGADALGKSFKKLQ; encoded by the coding sequence ATGATTAAAGCCATTATAGGACCAGGAAAATATGTTCAGGGAAATGGTGTTCTGAAAAATATAAAAGACTACGTTAAAGACCTGGGCCATTCATTTTTCATAATTGCCAGTGAGAACGGTATAAAGAGGACACGACCCATCATAGAGGAAGGTTTTGCGGAGGAAAATGTAAAACTGACATTTGAACCTTTCGGTGGGGAATGTTCGGAAAATGAAATAAACAGGCTGAAAGCACTTGTAGAAAAGAGCAATTCCAATGTAATAATGGGAGTGGGTGGCGGGAAGGTTTTTGACACCGCCAAGGCTCTCGCATATTATCTTGGCCTTCCGGTTGTAATAGTTCCGACCGTGGCATCCACTGATGCTCCTTGCAGCGCTCTTTCGGTTATATATACCGACGAAGGCGTATTCAGCAAATATCTGATGCTGCCTAAAAACCCGGATGTTGTCCTGGTGGACACCGGAATTATTGCCAAAGCTCCGGTAAGACTCCTTGTTTCCGGAATGGGTGATGCTCTCGCTACATACTTTGAGGCCAGGGCATCTGTCAGGTCAAATGCATCCAGCATGGCAGGCGGAAAAAGTACAAAGGCTGCAATGGCCCTTGCCGAACTTTGTTACAGGACATTGCTGGAGGATGGCCTAAAAGCAAAGCTAGCTGTGGAAAGCAAGGCATGTACTGGTGCTGTGGAAAATATAGTTGAGGCAAACACCTATTTAAGCGGCATAGGTTTTGAAAGCGGAGGACTCGCTGCAGCCCACGCCATTCATAACGGGTTTACGGTCCTTGAAGAATGTCATCACATGTATCACGGTGAAAAGGTGGCTTTCGGAACTATAGCACAACTGGTACTTGAAAACAGTCCCATGGAAGAATTGAAGGAAGTGATAGATTTCTGTCTGGATGTAGGACTCCCCGTTACCCTTAGGGATCTGGGCATCGAGGAGGTTAAAGAGTCGGATATAAGAAAGGTTGCAGAGGTCTCCTGCGCCGAAAATGAGACTATTCATAATATGCCCTTCAAGGTGACGCCTGAGGATGTGTATAACGCCATAATGGGCGCCGACGCTCTCGGGAAATCCTTTAAAAAATTGCAGTAA
- a CDS encoding DUF4352 domain-containing protein, protein MLKRFAVILSLLLIFTLVAGCGETATPEKVGESSTTSGQTGSASNGGEKEPAAETFKIGDVISIGDYVLTVNGTRTSNGDDFLKPDEGNTWYIIDATVENKSDKPVNVSSLLMFKLSDGEGYSYDQAFGADTKGSLDGELAPGRKMRGELAYEIPKDASGLELIFDADVWGSGQAIVKLDR, encoded by the coding sequence ATGTTAAAAAGATTTGCTGTTATCCTGTCGCTTCTCCTTATATTTACCCTTGTTGCAGGCTGCGGGGAGACGGCTACTCCAGAGAAGGTGGGTGAATCCAGCACAACGTCAGGACAGACAGGGAGTGCAAGCAATGGAGGAGAAAAGGAACCTGCAGCAGAGACATTTAAGATAGGTGATGTTATAAGCATAGGCGACTATGTCCTGACTGTGAATGGCACAAGGACATCTAATGGCGATGATTTTTTAAAGCCTGACGAAGGGAATACATGGTATATAATCGATGCGACTGTTGAGAATAAATCAGACAAGCCTGTAAATGTTAGCTCATTGCTTATGTTTAAACTGTCAGATGGCGAAGGGTACAGCTATGACCAGGCATTTGGGGCAGATACAAAGGGCAGTCTGGATGGGGAACTGGCCCCCGGGAGGAAGATGAGGGGAGAGCTGGCGTATGAGATACCGAAGGACGCCAGCGGCCTTGAACTTATATTTGATGCCGATGTCTGGGGAAGTGGCCAGGCCATAGTGAAGCTGGATAGATAG